From Herbiconiux flava, one genomic window encodes:
- a CDS encoding EamA family transporter, giving the protein MLSATLGLIGAIVYGGADFLGGLASRRLGAVRVTALSAVSGLALIAVALPLIGGTFSAEAVRLGILSGVTGAIALSLLYGCLAIGPMSILSPLTAVVSALVPLTVGLAGGERLSLVGWIAIGIALVAVVLVGFVPEKGAARPRLLGLAMAVGAGAMIGLFLVIIDRTPDDSGLVPLLLNRATSAAIMVTAAAVLVVVTQLRGPRSPDAAAADGHGPAVLPAWAERAVLLAIACGAVDAVANVLLLLALRAGELTVVSVLTALYPAGTVILAAVLLRERVAPVQVVGLVLAFVAAGMLALA; this is encoded by the coding sequence ATGCTCTCCGCCACGCTCGGCCTGATCGGTGCCATCGTCTACGGCGGTGCCGACTTCCTCGGCGGGCTCGCGTCGCGCCGGCTGGGCGCCGTGCGGGTGACCGCGCTGTCGGCCGTCTCGGGGCTCGCCCTGATCGCGGTGGCGCTGCCGCTGATCGGCGGGACGTTCTCGGCCGAGGCGGTGCGGCTGGGCATCCTTTCTGGGGTGACCGGGGCGATCGCGCTGTCGCTGCTGTACGGCTGTCTCGCGATCGGGCCGATGAGCATCCTGTCGCCGCTCACGGCGGTGGTGTCGGCGCTGGTGCCGCTGACCGTGGGGCTCGCGGGCGGCGAGCGCCTCTCGCTCGTGGGCTGGATCGCGATCGGGATCGCGCTGGTCGCCGTGGTGCTCGTCGGCTTCGTGCCCGAGAAGGGGGCCGCGCGGCCCCGGCTGCTCGGGCTGGCGATGGCAGTGGGGGCCGGGGCGATGATCGGGCTGTTCCTCGTGATCATCGACCGCACGCCCGACGACTCGGGGCTGGTGCCGCTGCTGCTGAACCGGGCGACGAGCGCGGCGATCATGGTGACGGCGGCGGCGGTACTGGTGGTCGTCACCCAGCTCAGGGGCCCGCGATCGCCGGACGCGGCTGCGGCCGACGGACACGGGCCGGCCGTGCTGCCGGCCTGGGCTGAGCGCGCCGTCCTGCTGGCGATCGCCTGCGGAGCGGTGGACGCGGTCGCGAACGTGCTGCTGCTGCTCGCGCTGCGGGCCGGCGAACTGACCGTGGTGTCGGTGCTGACGGCGCTGTACCCGGCCGGGACGGTCATCCTCGCGGCGGTGCTGCTGCGGGAGCGGGTGGCACCGGTGCAGGTGGTGGGGCTGGTGCTCGCGTTCGTGGCGGCGGGGATGCTCGCGCTGGCCTGA
- a CDS encoding YidH family protein: MSEASGEHGTLDEPGDDDRRPRAVYGVGHDPDVRFSLANERTALAWVRTGLSLVAGGVALTTLASFADLPWVIDVIALVACLAGGALALSALFSWRRAERALRLDQPLPAPAALPWLVLGVAVLALVLTFYAGFELARDL, from the coding sequence GTGAGCGAGGCGAGCGGGGAGCACGGGACGCTCGACGAGCCCGGGGACGACGACCGGAGGCCGCGGGCCGTGTACGGCGTCGGCCACGACCCCGACGTGCGGTTCAGCCTCGCCAACGAGCGCACGGCGCTCGCCTGGGTGCGCACCGGGCTGTCGCTCGTCGCCGGCGGGGTCGCGCTGACCACGCTGGCGTCGTTCGCCGATCTGCCCTGGGTGATCGACGTCATCGCCCTGGTCGCCTGCCTCGCCGGCGGCGCGCTCGCGCTCTCGGCCCTGTTCTCCTGGCGCCGGGCCGAGCGGGCACTGCGGCTCGATCAGCCCCTGCCCGCGCCGGCCGCGCTGCCGTGGCTCGTGCTCGGCGTCGCCGTGCTCGCCCTGGTGCTGACGTTCTACGCCGGCTTCGAGCTGGCCAGGGATCTCTGA
- a CDS encoding DUF202 domain-containing protein yields MARRDPGLQPERTALSWQRTALSTALVSLLLAFACLKGGFPIGTGIAALVAVGAVVVLFGARGRAARRDGVSPWTPLTRISLLIGATAVLGGVLALLILF; encoded by the coding sequence ATGGCGCGCCGCGACCCGGGGCTCCAGCCCGAGCGCACCGCCCTGTCCTGGCAGCGCACAGCCCTCTCGACCGCGCTGGTCTCACTGCTGCTCGCGTTCGCCTGCCTGAAGGGCGGGTTCCCGATCGGCACCGGGATCGCCGCGCTCGTGGCGGTCGGCGCCGTCGTCGTGCTGTTCGGCGCCCGCGGTCGTGCGGCCCGGCGCGACGGCGTCTCCCCGTGGACGCCGCTCACCCGGATCTCCCTGCTGATCGGCGCCACGGCGGTGCTCGGCGGAGTGCTGGCGCTGCTCATCCTGTTCTGA
- a CDS encoding TetR/AcrR family transcriptional regulator has translation MASSPQRTVRKSAAERSAEIRDAARAIARADGLVGVTLRSVGARVGVVPALVAHYEPSTEALVAETFRAIASAELDEVVAVTQREGSAVGRLRALLATTLDPARDPVTAVWVDAWSLGRRNEPLAGAVHELGGRWESVVAGILEQGAAAGEFTVADRDGLAWLVVAIVDGLNAQSAVHDRHDAARARLVQRAVARELGLPPTALA, from the coding sequence ATGGCTTCCTCCCCGCAGCGCACGGTGCGCAAGTCGGCTGCCGAGCGCTCGGCCGAGATCCGCGACGCGGCTCGCGCGATCGCCCGCGCGGACGGTCTCGTGGGCGTCACCCTGCGCTCGGTCGGCGCGCGCGTCGGCGTGGTGCCGGCGCTCGTGGCGCACTACGAGCCGAGCACGGAGGCGCTGGTGGCCGAGACCTTCCGCGCGATCGCGTCGGCCGAGCTCGACGAGGTGGTCGCCGTGACGCAGCGCGAGGGCTCGGCGGTCGGGCGGCTGCGGGCGCTGCTCGCCACGACGCTCGATCCGGCCCGCGACCCCGTCACCGCGGTCTGGGTTGACGCCTGGAGCCTCGGCCGCCGCAACGAGCCGCTCGCCGGAGCGGTGCACGAGCTCGGGGGGCGCTGGGAATCCGTGGTGGCGGGCATCCTGGAGCAGGGCGCCGCGGCCGGAGAGTTCACCGTCGCCGACCGCGACGGGCTCGCGTGGCTCGTGGTGGCGATCGTCGACGGCCTGAACGCGCAGTCGGCCGTGCACGACCGCCACGACGCAGCGAGGGCCCGCCTCGTGCAGCGCGCGGTCGCCCGCGAGCTCGGCCTCCCGCCCACCGCCCTGGCCTGA